Proteins from a single region of Numenius arquata chromosome Z, bNumArq3.hap1.1, whole genome shotgun sequence:
- the TAL2 gene encoding T-cell acute lymphocytic leukemia protein 2 — MTRKIFTNTRERWRQQNVNSAFAKLRKLIPTHPPDKKLSKNETLRLAMRYINFLVKVLGEPGLQQTAVTARGSILGFFQQAPHLQSMEELTLIENCGVSSDSNIAECWSETSSP, encoded by the coding sequence ATGACAAGGAAGATCTTCACCAACACCAGGGAGCGGTGGAGGCAGCAAAATGTGAACAGTGCCTTTGCCAAGCTAAGGAAGCTcattcccacccacccaccagatAAAAAACTGAGCAAGAACGAGACGCTCCGGTTAGCTATGAGATACATCAACTTCCTCGTCAAGGTCCTGGGAGAGCCAGGCCTGCAGCAAACTGCAGTGACAGCACGGGGCAGCATCCTGGGGTTCTTCCAGCAAGCCCCACACTTGCAAAGCATGGAGGAGCTGACTTTGATTGAAAACTGTGGTGTCTCCTCTGACAGCAATATAGCAGAGTGTTGGTCAGAGACATCATCTCCCTAG